One genomic window of Deltaproteobacteria bacterium includes the following:
- a CDS encoding restriction endonuclease subunit S, translating into MASEWVHRRIEDITEKVGMGPFGSSIKVSTFVPDGIPVISGQHLHGSRLQDGEYNFIAPEHAEKLSNSNVFQGDVIFTHAGNIGQVAYIPDTSRYERYIISQRQFYLRCNRRKVLPPFITYYFKTREGQHKLLANSSPSGVPSIAQPVTYLRSIEVPTPPIPEQEAIVDILGSLDDKIELNRRMNATLEKMARAIFRAWFIDFEPVKAKVAGVTSFQSMPQDVFDQLPDQLTETELGPTPKGWDVVSLDNLFEINPRRPLKNGQIAPYLEMADMPTRGHAPNRWDERAFGSGMRFMNGDTLVARITPCLENGKTAFVDFLPPEAIGWGSTEYIVLRPLPPLPPIYAYCLARLPEFRDFAIKNMTGTSGRQRVAASSLTHFKAARPIKSTALAFGKIVGPMFAMVSANQTESRTLALIRDALLPKLISGEIRVTSAEGADNGK; encoded by the coding sequence ATGGCAAGTGAATGGGTGCATCGAAGGATTGAGGACATCACCGAAAAAGTCGGAATGGGTCCTTTTGGTTCGTCAATCAAAGTGTCCACTTTCGTACCTGATGGCATACCTGTGATTAGTGGACAACATCTCCATGGTTCACGATTACAGGATGGTGAGTATAACTTTATAGCGCCTGAACATGCGGAAAAGTTAAGCAACTCAAATGTGTTCCAAGGAGACGTTATTTTTACTCACGCAGGGAATATTGGCCAAGTAGCCTATATTCCTGATACATCACGCTATGAACGATATATAATTTCACAGCGACAATTCTATTTGAGGTGTAACAGAAGAAAAGTTCTACCACCATTCATAACTTATTATTTCAAAACCCGTGAAGGCCAACATAAATTGTTGGCAAATAGCTCTCCATCAGGCGTTCCTTCCATCGCACAGCCTGTAACTTACCTCAGGTCTATAGAGGTTCCCACCCCTCCAATTCCCGAACAAGAGGCCATTGTCGACATCCTTGGGTCGTTGGATGATAAGATCGAGTTGAACCGACGGATGAATGCAACGTTGGAGAAGATGGCGCGGGCGATCTTCAGGGCGTGGTTCATCGACTTCGAGCCGGTCAAGGCCAAGGTGGCAGGTGTGACCAGTTTCCAGAGTATGCCACAGGATGTTTTCGACCAGTTGCCTGATCAGCTCACTGAAACCGAACTTGGACCCACCCCAAAGGGGTGGGATGTGGTATCCTTGGACAATTTATTTGAAATCAACCCTCGAAGACCGCTTAAAAATGGACAAATTGCACCCTATTTGGAGATGGCCGATATGCCAACTCGGGGTCATGCTCCGAACAGGTGGGATGAAAGAGCTTTCGGCTCAGGGATGCGGTTTATGAACGGGGATACCCTTGTCGCACGCATTACGCCATGCCTGGAGAACGGCAAGACGGCTTTTGTGGACTTCTTACCACCAGAGGCAATTGGCTGGGGATCGACTGAATACATTGTCCTGCGCCCTTTACCGCCTCTGCCGCCAATATACGCTTACTGCCTTGCCAGGCTGCCGGAATTCCGCGACTTCGCCATAAAGAACATGACGGGTACCAGCGGCCGCCAGCGTGTCGCAGCCTCATCGCTAACTCACTTCAAGGCCGCGCGGCCGATAAAGTCAACCGCTCTCGCTTTTGGGAAAATTGTCGGGCCGATGTTCGCAATGGTTTCTGCCAATCAAACTGAATCCCGCACCCTTGCCCTTATCCGGGATGCGCTGCTGCCGAAGCTGATCTCCGGCGAAATCAGGGTGACCAGTGCGGAGGGGGCGGATAATGGCAAATGA
- a CDS encoding SAM-dependent DNA methyltransferase gives MASNNHQSGQTAIISAGELGVDPEALWQTADKLRGSIDAAEYKHVVLGLIFLKYISDAFEARRAALTEELQAEGIKGKEAEALLESRDEYTAENVFWVPPESRWGNIQAQGKQPNIARLIDDAMYAIERDNPKLKGKLPRDYARRGIAPERLGGLIDQIASIAIGTDQARAKDVLGRVYEYFLGKFAAAEGKLGGEFFTPRSVVRLLVEMIEPYEGRVYDPCCGSGGMFVQSVRFVEAHTTGNGNGKGPKARGQRDISIFGQESNPTTWRLAHMNLAIRGIEANLGEQPADSFVRDLHPDLKADYVLANPPFNVSDWSGALLRDDVRWKFGVPPVGNANYAWIQHFIHHLAPPNGRGGGIAGFVMANGSLSSGSGGEGDIRKNIIEADLVDCIVAMPAQLFLTTGIPVCLWFVSRDKTGKKLKPAGRDRRGQTLFIDARQMGTMETRALRYLTGRDEYPLPPDSDIGRIARAYHAWRGEAGAGDYVDIPGFCESTTLEEIRKHGYVLTPGRYVGAAEFEDDGEPFEEKMARLTFALKEQTKESAKLSQIISKNLEGIGYGK, from the coding sequence ATGGCATCGAACAATCATCAATCCGGGCAAACTGCCATTATCAGCGCCGGTGAGCTAGGTGTTGACCCGGAGGCGCTGTGGCAGACCGCGGACAAACTGCGCGGCTCCATCGACGCCGCAGAGTACAAGCACGTTGTCCTCGGTCTGATCTTCCTGAAGTACATCTCCGACGCCTTCGAGGCTCGCCGGGCAGCTCTCACCGAGGAACTCCAGGCCGAGGGCATCAAGGGGAAAGAAGCCGAGGCTCTGCTCGAAAGCCGTGATGAATACACCGCTGAGAATGTCTTTTGGGTGCCACCGGAGTCCAGGTGGGGCAATATCCAGGCCCAAGGCAAGCAGCCCAACATTGCCAGGCTCATTGATGATGCAATGTATGCCATTGAGCGCGACAACCCAAAGCTCAAGGGCAAGCTCCCACGTGACTACGCCCGGCGCGGTATCGCCCCCGAACGCCTTGGTGGTCTTATTGACCAGATCGCCTCCATCGCAATAGGAACCGACCAGGCCCGCGCCAAGGATGTGCTCGGCCGCGTCTATGAATACTTCTTGGGTAAGTTTGCCGCTGCCGAGGGCAAACTGGGCGGCGAATTTTTCACGCCCCGCTCTGTCGTCCGGTTGTTGGTTGAAATGATCGAACCTTACGAGGGACGGGTCTATGACCCTTGCTGCGGATCGGGTGGCATGTTTGTACAGTCCGTCCGCTTTGTCGAAGCACACACCACTGGAAACGGGAACGGCAAGGGCCCGAAGGCCCGGGGTCAGCGCGACATCTCCATCTTCGGCCAGGAGTCCAACCCCACCACTTGGCGTTTGGCCCATATGAACCTCGCCATCCGAGGGATTGAGGCCAACCTCGGCGAGCAGCCAGCCGACAGCTTCGTCCGAGACCTGCACCCTGATCTCAAGGCCGACTATGTCCTCGCCAATCCGCCGTTCAACGTCTCCGACTGGTCGGGCGCGCTTCTGCGCGATGACGTGCGCTGGAAATTCGGCGTCCCACCGGTCGGCAACGCCAACTACGCCTGGATTCAGCACTTCATCCACCACCTGGCCCCGCCCAACGGGCGTGGGGGCGGTATTGCCGGCTTCGTCATGGCCAATGGGTCGCTCTCCTCGGGTAGCGGGGGCGAGGGCGACATCCGCAAGAATATCATCGAGGCCGATTTGGTGGACTGCATCGTCGCCATGCCGGCGCAGCTTTTTTTGACGACCGGAATCCCTGTCTGCCTCTGGTTCGTCAGCCGCGATAAAACCGGCAAGAAGCTGAAGCCGGCGGGGCGTGACCGGCGGGGTCAGACGCTCTTCATCGACGCCCGCCAGATGGGCACGATGGAAACCCGCGCACTGCGCTATCTCACCGGCCGCGACGAATATCCATTGCCGCCCGACAGCGACATAGGCCGAATCGCGCGTGCCTACCACGCTTGGCGAGGCGAAGCCGGTGCCGGCGACTACGTGGACATCCCTGGCTTCTGCGAATCCACCACGCTCGAAGAGATAAGGAAGCATGGATATGTCCTGACGCCGGGCCGCTATGTCGGCGCAGCCGAGTTCGAAGACGACGGCGAACCCTTCGAGGAAAAAATGGCAAGACTTACTTTTGCGCTAAAGGAGCAAACAAAGGAGTCAGCCAAACTCAGCCAGATCATTTCGAAGAATCTGGAGGGCATTGGCTATGGCAAGTGA
- a CDS encoding helix-turn-helix transcriptional regulator encodes MNTQADIHILVRKLRERTGLTQEKFAAKLGVTFPTINRWENGRAKPSPLAMKQIEDLLRNLGEKSRDLLQEFLVEE; translated from the coding sequence TTGAATACGCAGGCAGACATCCATATACTGGTCCGCAAACTTCGGGAACGCACAGGACTCACCCAGGAGAAATTCGCGGCAAAGCTCGGTGTGACCTTTCCAACCATCAACCGATGGGAGAACGGCCGAGCTAAGCCGTCGCCGCTGGCAATGAAGCAAATCGAGGACTTGCTTCGGAACCTGGGCGAGAAGAGCCGTGATCTCCTCCAAGAGTTTTTAGTAGAAGAATAA
- a CDS encoding gamma-glutamylcyclotransferase, with product MTDTPMNQAMNPVESSKANTSGMLRLFVYGTLKRGFWNHDRFCRGVLAVEDAVVRGRLFETSSGIPVLQVPEEDVLAHGTTDPLADVATQARFAALVRDPESTPNRLPKNATCAPWGPVYGELLIFDDPETRLQAIDRLEGFHPGGPCLYCRVLVPVRVNGAMLPAWLYVGENRWISSFKELLGGVWH from the coding sequence ATGACAGACACCCCCATGAACCAGGCAATGAACCCAGTAGAATCCTCGAAGGCGAACACGAGCGGAATGCTGAGGCTCTTCGTCTACGGGACTCTCAAGCGAGGTTTCTGGAACCACGACCGCTTTTGCCGAGGCGTCCTGGCTGTGGAGGACGCAGTGGTCCGCGGCCGCCTCTTCGAGACGTCCTCCGGCATTCCGGTCCTGCAGGTCCCGGAGGAGGACGTCCTAGCTCATGGCACCACCGACCCCCTGGCCGACGTGGCCACACAAGCGCGCTTCGCGGCCCTCGTGCGCGACCCCGAGTCAACCCCCAATCGGCTCCCCAAGAACGCCACGTGCGCGCCCTGGGGCCCCGTGTACGGGGAACTTTTGATTTTCGACGACCCCGAGACCCGCCTCCAGGCCATTGACCGGCTGGAGGGATTTCACCCCGGCGGCCCTTGCCTCTACTGCCGCGTCCTGGTCCCGGTCCGGGTAAACGGAGCCATGCTTCCTGCCTGGCTTTACGTAGGCGAGAATCGCTGGATCAGCTCCTTCAAAGAGCTATTGGGCGGGGTCTGGCACTGA